A genomic region of Parambassis ranga chromosome 7, fParRan2.1, whole genome shotgun sequence contains the following coding sequences:
- the tcea2 gene encoding transcription elongation factor A protein 2 isoform X1, with product MAKNQEVERIAKKLDKMVHKKNTDGALDLLRELKNIKMSLETLQSTRVGMSVNAVRKESSDEEVQTLAKTLIKSWKKLLEGKAEEKKKDGSPVRSSSTSKDSGSSEKSETPTIPTSPTSPTTATTHQPRVATFPPAPVTTDSVRNKCRELLVAALQTDDDHKAVGVDCEHLAAQIEEQIFQEFKSTDIKYKTRLRSRISNLKDQKNPDLRRNVLSGDISPERIATMSAEEMASAELKQIREALTKESIREHQLSKVGGTETDMFVCNKCHGKSCTYTQVQTRSADEPMTTFVVCNSCGNRWKVRGRATATQHALTDINKVCIYLCSSEAMSDLPSHKKTTLLT from the exons ATGGCCAAGAACCAGGAGGTGGAGCGCATCGCCAAAAAACTGGATAAAATGGTGCACAAGAAGAACACG GACGGAGCTCTGGACCTGCTGAGGGAGCTGAAGAACATCAAAATGTCTCTGGAGACGCTGCAG TCTACCAGAGTCGGGATGTCGGTGAATGCGGTGAGGAAAGAGAGTTCAGACGAGGAGGTCCAGACTTTGGCCAAAACTCTTATCAAGTCCTGGAAGAAGCTGCTGG aGGGGAAGgcggaggagaagaagaaggacggCTCTCCCGTGAGGTCCTCGTCCACCTCCAAGGACTCTGGCAGCAGCGAGAAAAG cgaGACCCCCACTATCCCCACCTCCCCGACTTCtcccaccaccgccaccacccaCCAACCTCGGGTCGCCACCTTCCCGCCTGCGCCCGTCACCACCGACAGCGTGCGGAACAAGTGCCGAGAGCTGCTGGTGGCTGCGCTGCAGACCGACG acgACCACAAGGCCGTCGGAGTCGACTGTGAGCACCTGGCAGCACAAATCGAGGAGC AGATCTTCCAGGAGTTCAAGTCCACAgatataaaatacaaaacacgCCTACGAAGCCGCATCTCCAACCTGAAGGACCAGAAGAACCCAGACCTGCGGCGCAACGTCCTGAGCGGGGACATCTCGCCCGAACGCATCGCCACGATGAGCGCTGAG GAGATGGCCAGCGCAGAGCTGAAGCAGATCAGAGAGGCTCTGACGAAAGAGTCCATCAGGGAGCATCAGCTGTCCAAGGTCGGAGGGACCGAGACGGACATGTTTGTCTGCAACAAGTGTCACGGAAAGAGCTGCACGTACacgcag gtgcAGACACGCAGCGCCGATGAACCCATGACGACTTTTGTTGTGTGTAACAGTTGCGGCAACCGATGGAAGGTGAGGGGAAGggcaacagcaacacaacatgcaCTTACAGACATAAACAAAGTCTGCATTTATCTGTGTAGCTCAGAAGCCATGAGTGACCTGCcgtcacataaaaaaacaacattattgACCTGA
- the tcea2 gene encoding transcription elongation factor A protein 2 isoform X2, whose product MAKNQEVERIAKKLDKMVHKKNTDGALDLLRELKNIKMSLETLQSTRVGMSVNAVRKESSDEEVQTLAKTLIKSWKKLLEGKAEEKKKDGSPVRSSSTSKDSGSSEKSETPTIPTSPTSPTTATTHQPRVATFPPAPVTTDSVRNKCRELLVAALQTDDDHKAVGVDCEHLAAQIEEQIFQEFKSTDIKYKTRLRSRISNLKDQKNPDLRRNVLSGDISPERIATMSAEEMASAELKQIREALTKESIREHQLSKVGGTETDMFVCNKCHGKSCTYTQVQTRSADEPMTTFVVCNSCGNRWKFF is encoded by the exons ATGGCCAAGAACCAGGAGGTGGAGCGCATCGCCAAAAAACTGGATAAAATGGTGCACAAGAAGAACACG GACGGAGCTCTGGACCTGCTGAGGGAGCTGAAGAACATCAAAATGTCTCTGGAGACGCTGCAG TCTACCAGAGTCGGGATGTCGGTGAATGCGGTGAGGAAAGAGAGTTCAGACGAGGAGGTCCAGACTTTGGCCAAAACTCTTATCAAGTCCTGGAAGAAGCTGCTGG aGGGGAAGgcggaggagaagaagaaggacggCTCTCCCGTGAGGTCCTCGTCCACCTCCAAGGACTCTGGCAGCAGCGAGAAAAG cgaGACCCCCACTATCCCCACCTCCCCGACTTCtcccaccaccgccaccacccaCCAACCTCGGGTCGCCACCTTCCCGCCTGCGCCCGTCACCACCGACAGCGTGCGGAACAAGTGCCGAGAGCTGCTGGTGGCTGCGCTGCAGACCGACG acgACCACAAGGCCGTCGGAGTCGACTGTGAGCACCTGGCAGCACAAATCGAGGAGC AGATCTTCCAGGAGTTCAAGTCCACAgatataaaatacaaaacacgCCTACGAAGCCGCATCTCCAACCTGAAGGACCAGAAGAACCCAGACCTGCGGCGCAACGTCCTGAGCGGGGACATCTCGCCCGAACGCATCGCCACGATGAGCGCTGAG GAGATGGCCAGCGCAGAGCTGAAGCAGATCAGAGAGGCTCTGACGAAAGAGTCCATCAGGGAGCATCAGCTGTCCAAGGTCGGAGGGACCGAGACGGACATGTTTGTCTGCAACAAGTGTCACGGAAAGAGCTGCACGTACacgcag gtgcAGACACGCAGCGCCGATGAACCCATGACGACTTTTGTTGTGTGTAACAGTTGCGGCAACCGATGGAAG TTCTTTTGA
- the rgs19 gene encoding regulator of G-protein signaling 19 isoform X3, which yields MADVLYTGPIPAERGGEPAMGGGRSETSALSGTGGGRGITTTNQNSQRPNACCFCWCCCCSCSCLTIRNEEERRKRRRRKRISQDTKMETIPNCEPCIKPSVEEVQLWSQSFDKLMRNPAGRNVFREFLRTEYSEENMLFWLACEDLKQEINKSSVEEKARVIYEDYISILSPKEVSLDARVREVINRKMQDPAPHTFDDAQLQIYTLMHRDSYPRFLSSNIYKSLVHGSSRTSSES from the exons tACACAGGTCCGATCCCGGCCGAGCGAGGAGGCGAGCCGGCCATGGGGGGAGGTCGCAGCGAGACCTCAGCACTGAGTGGGACGGGAGGGGGGCGGGGCATAACGACCACTAACCAGAATTCCCAACGACCCAACGCCTGCTGCTTttgctggtgctgctgttgcAGCTGTTCATG TCTCACCATCAGGaatgaagaggagaggcggaagcggaggaggaggaagagaataTCACAGGACACCAAGATGGAAACCATACCAAACTGTGAACCGTG CATCAAACCCTCAGTGGAGGAGGTCCAGCTGTGGTCTCAGTCCTTCGACAAGCTCATGAGGAACCCGGCAGGCCGAAACGTTTTCCGGGAGTTCCTGCGGACAGAATATAGTGAAGAGAACATGTTGTTCTGGTTGGCCTGTGAGGACCTCAAACAGGAAATCAACAAGAGCTCCGTGGAGGAGAAGGCTCGTGTGATCTACGAGGACTACATTTCTATACTGTCGCCAAAAGAG GTGAGCCTGGACGCTCGGGTACGAGAGGTGATCAACAGGAAGATGCAGGACCCGGCGCCGCACACGTTCGACGACGCCCAGCTGCAGATCTACACCTTGATGCACAGGGACTCCTACCCACGATTCCTCTCCTCCAACATCTACAAGTCGCTCGTTCACGGCAGCTCTCGTACCTCCTCAGAATCCTAG
- the rgs19 gene encoding regulator of G-protein signaling 19 isoform X4, with translation MGGGRSETSALSGTGGGRGITTTNQNSQRPNACCFCWCCCCSCSCLTIRNEEERRKRRRRKRISQDTKMETIPNCEPCIKPSVEEVQLWSQSFDKLMRNPAGRNVFREFLRTEYSEENMLFWLACEDLKQEINKSSVEEKARVIYEDYISILSPKEVSLDARVREVINRKMQDPAPHTFDDAQLQIYTLMHRDSYPRFLSSNIYKSLVHGSSRTSSES, from the exons ATGGGGGGAGGTCGCAGCGAGACCTCAGCACTGAGTGGGACGGGAGGGGGGCGGGGCATAACGACCACTAACCAGAATTCCCAACGACCCAACGCCTGCTGCTTttgctggtgctgctgttgcAGCTGTTCATG TCTCACCATCAGGaatgaagaggagaggcggaagcggaggaggaggaagagaataTCACAGGACACCAAGATGGAAACCATACCAAACTGTGAACCGTG CATCAAACCCTCAGTGGAGGAGGTCCAGCTGTGGTCTCAGTCCTTCGACAAGCTCATGAGGAACCCGGCAGGCCGAAACGTTTTCCGGGAGTTCCTGCGGACAGAATATAGTGAAGAGAACATGTTGTTCTGGTTGGCCTGTGAGGACCTCAAACAGGAAATCAACAAGAGCTCCGTGGAGGAGAAGGCTCGTGTGATCTACGAGGACTACATTTCTATACTGTCGCCAAAAGAG GTGAGCCTGGACGCTCGGGTACGAGAGGTGATCAACAGGAAGATGCAGGACCCGGCGCCGCACACGTTCGACGACGCCCAGCTGCAGATCTACACCTTGATGCACAGGGACTCCTACCCACGATTCCTCTCCTCCAACATCTACAAGTCGCTCGTTCACGGCAGCTCTCGTACCTCCTCAGAATCCTAG
- the rgs19 gene encoding regulator of G-protein signaling 19 isoform X1: MCLRKRSGYRPPDPIHAEIYTGPIPAERGGEPAMGGGRSETSALSGTGGGRGITTTNQNSQRPNACCFCWCCCCSCSCLTIRNEEERRKRRRRKRISQDTKMETIPNCEPCIKPSVEEVQLWSQSFDKLMRNPAGRNVFREFLRTEYSEENMLFWLACEDLKQEINKSSVEEKARVIYEDYISILSPKEVSLDARVREVINRKMQDPAPHTFDDAQLQIYTLMHRDSYPRFLSSNIYKSLVHGSSRTSSES; the protein is encoded by the exons tACACAGGTCCGATCCCGGCCGAGCGAGGAGGCGAGCCGGCCATGGGGGGAGGTCGCAGCGAGACCTCAGCACTGAGTGGGACGGGAGGGGGGCGGGGCATAACGACCACTAACCAGAATTCCCAACGACCCAACGCCTGCTGCTTttgctggtgctgctgttgcAGCTGTTCATG TCTCACCATCAGGaatgaagaggagaggcggaagcggaggaggaggaagagaataTCACAGGACACCAAGATGGAAACCATACCAAACTGTGAACCGTG CATCAAACCCTCAGTGGAGGAGGTCCAGCTGTGGTCTCAGTCCTTCGACAAGCTCATGAGGAACCCGGCAGGCCGAAACGTTTTCCGGGAGTTCCTGCGGACAGAATATAGTGAAGAGAACATGTTGTTCTGGTTGGCCTGTGAGGACCTCAAACAGGAAATCAACAAGAGCTCCGTGGAGGAGAAGGCTCGTGTGATCTACGAGGACTACATTTCTATACTGTCGCCAAAAGAG GTGAGCCTGGACGCTCGGGTACGAGAGGTGATCAACAGGAAGATGCAGGACCCGGCGCCGCACACGTTCGACGACGCCCAGCTGCAGATCTACACCTTGATGCACAGGGACTCCTACCCACGATTCCTCTCCTCCAACATCTACAAGTCGCTCGTTCACGGCAGCTCTCGTACCTCCTCAGAATCCTAG
- the rgs19 gene encoding regulator of G-protein signaling 19 isoform X2 has translation MCLRKRSGYRPPDPIHAEIYTGPIPAERGGEPAMGGGRSETSALSGTGGGRGITTTNQNSQRPNACCFCWCCCCSCSWNEEERRKRRRRKRISQDTKMETIPNCEPCIKPSVEEVQLWSQSFDKLMRNPAGRNVFREFLRTEYSEENMLFWLACEDLKQEINKSSVEEKARVIYEDYISILSPKEVSLDARVREVINRKMQDPAPHTFDDAQLQIYTLMHRDSYPRFLSSNIYKSLVHGSSRTSSES, from the exons tACACAGGTCCGATCCCGGCCGAGCGAGGAGGCGAGCCGGCCATGGGGGGAGGTCGCAGCGAGACCTCAGCACTGAGTGGGACGGGAGGGGGGCGGGGCATAACGACCACTAACCAGAATTCCCAACGACCCAACGCCTGCTGCTTttgctggtgctgctgttgcAGCTGTTCATG GaatgaagaggagaggcggaagcggaggaggaggaagagaataTCACAGGACACCAAGATGGAAACCATACCAAACTGTGAACCGTG CATCAAACCCTCAGTGGAGGAGGTCCAGCTGTGGTCTCAGTCCTTCGACAAGCTCATGAGGAACCCGGCAGGCCGAAACGTTTTCCGGGAGTTCCTGCGGACAGAATATAGTGAAGAGAACATGTTGTTCTGGTTGGCCTGTGAGGACCTCAAACAGGAAATCAACAAGAGCTCCGTGGAGGAGAAGGCTCGTGTGATCTACGAGGACTACATTTCTATACTGTCGCCAAAAGAG GTGAGCCTGGACGCTCGGGTACGAGAGGTGATCAACAGGAAGATGCAGGACCCGGCGCCGCACACGTTCGACGACGCCCAGCTGCAGATCTACACCTTGATGCACAGGGACTCCTACCCACGATTCCTCTCCTCCAACATCTACAAGTCGCTCGTTCACGGCAGCTCTCGTACCTCCTCAGAATCCTAG